The following proteins are co-located in the Paraburkholderia phytofirmans PsJN genome:
- a CDS encoding Na+/H+ antiporter: MDIVFTVLILLLAVAASGVLTRILPIALPLPLVQIAIGALLAWPRLGLHVTFNPDIFMMLFIPPLLFADGWRIPKREFFMARRSILMLALGLVFMTVLVVGYFVHALVPSISLPVAFALAAVLSPTDAVALSGIVGKGKIPGRLMHILEGEALMNDASGLVALKFAIAAALTGVFSLRDASISFVIIAVGGLAVGAAVSWLFGYVSAHFLNLTEEGDPAPGVVMTLLIPFAAYLVAERFELSGILAAVAAGMMMNYTTMVTAGPASSRVRASSTWTMIEFVFNGMVFILLGLQFPHILGRALLDAHETSNAQVWRLIGYIAAVAGALYAMRFVWVWLLRYFASRSAAKQGVANAVPGLRTAAVTTVAGVRGAVTLAGVLSLPEVLPGGAALPGRDLAIFIASGVILVSLIVAVVGLPLLLSGWRRGKDPHAAEEALARTMAAQAAIRAVDEVHDRECSNLDESSSAYAADVTARVMDVYRRRLATLDEEREPRELARRADALEFRMKLAAMRAERKALLELRSSQAINDETLNKLMREVDLSETALTARRK; the protein is encoded by the coding sequence ATGGACATTGTCTTTACCGTATTGATTCTTTTGCTCGCCGTCGCCGCGTCGGGCGTCCTCACCCGCATCCTGCCGATCGCGTTGCCGCTGCCGCTCGTGCAGATCGCGATCGGCGCATTGCTCGCGTGGCCGAGGCTCGGCTTGCACGTCACCTTCAATCCGGACATTTTCATGATGCTGTTCATTCCGCCGTTGCTGTTCGCGGACGGTTGGCGCATTCCGAAGCGCGAGTTCTTCATGGCGCGCCGCTCGATCCTGATGCTCGCGCTCGGCCTTGTCTTCATGACGGTGCTGGTGGTCGGCTACTTCGTGCACGCGCTGGTGCCGTCGATCTCGCTGCCGGTCGCGTTCGCGCTGGCCGCGGTGTTGTCGCCGACCGATGCGGTGGCGTTGTCCGGCATCGTCGGCAAGGGCAAGATTCCCGGGCGGCTGATGCATATCCTCGAAGGCGAGGCGTTGATGAACGACGCTTCGGGACTGGTCGCGTTGAAGTTCGCGATCGCCGCGGCGCTGACCGGCGTGTTCTCGTTGCGCGACGCGTCGATCAGTTTCGTGATCATCGCCGTGGGCGGCCTCGCAGTGGGTGCAGCGGTGAGCTGGCTGTTCGGCTACGTGTCGGCCCACTTTCTGAATCTCACCGAAGAAGGCGATCCGGCACCCGGCGTCGTGATGACTCTGCTGATTCCGTTCGCCGCCTATCTGGTCGCCGAGCGCTTCGAGTTGTCGGGCATTCTGGCCGCGGTCGCCGCCGGCATGATGATGAACTACACGACCATGGTGACCGCCGGGCCGGCGTCGTCGCGAGTGCGCGCCAGCAGCACGTGGACCATGATCGAGTTCGTCTTCAACGGCATGGTGTTCATTCTGCTGGGGCTGCAGTTTCCGCACATTCTCGGCCGGGCTCTACTCGACGCGCACGAGACCAGTAACGCGCAGGTCTGGCGGCTGATCGGCTACATCGCCGCAGTGGCGGGCGCCCTGTACGCGATGCGCTTCGTGTGGGTGTGGCTGCTGCGCTATTTCGCGAGCCGCAGCGCCGCGAAACAAGGCGTGGCGAATGCCGTTCCGGGTTTGCGCACCGCTGCGGTAACGACCGTGGCTGGCGTGCGCGGCGCCGTGACGCTCGCGGGCGTGTTGTCATTGCCCGAGGTGTTGCCGGGTGGCGCCGCGTTGCCGGGCCGCGATCTCGCGATCTTCATCGCATCCGGCGTAATTCTGGTCTCGCTGATCGTGGCGGTGGTGGGGTTGCCGCTGTTGCTGAGCGGCTGGCGCCGCGGCAAGGATCCGCATGCCGCCGAAGAAGCGCTCGCCCGGACCATGGCCGCGCAAGCCGCGATTCGCGCCGTCGACGAGGTGCACGACAGGGAGTGCTCGAACCTCGATGAGTCGTCCTCGGCGTATGCGGCGGACGTCACCGCGCGGGTGATGGACGTCTATCGGCGCCGCCTCGCCACGCTCGATGAGGAACGCGAACCGCGCGAGCTGGCGCGCCGCGCCGATGCGTTGGAGTTCAGGATGAAGCTCGCCGCCATGAGAGCCGAGCGCAAGGCGCTGCTGGAACTGCGCAGCAGTCAGGCAATCAACGACGAGACGTTGAACAAGCTGATGCGGGAAGTGGATTTGTCGGAGACTGCGCTGACGGCGCGGAGAAAATAA
- a CDS encoding DUF2239 family protein: MTVHPVSCTAFEGHRRIASGALPDVALAVRDVLARGEQGPVLVFDDVTSRPVEFDLRGTPDEIVARLASQHDGAESDHVAHAAGCATEDTPRGRGRPKLGVVAREITLLPRHWDWLNGQSGGASVALRKLVDAARVAGEHKDRQRAAQEAVYRFMTTLAGNLPRYEDATRALYADDRPRFDEVVAAWPQDVRDYTLRLANTAFATNA, translated from the coding sequence ATGACTGTCCATCCGGTTTCCTGCACCGCATTCGAAGGCCATCGCCGCATCGCCTCCGGCGCTTTGCCCGACGTGGCGCTCGCGGTGAGAGACGTGCTGGCGCGCGGCGAACAGGGGCCGGTTCTGGTCTTCGACGACGTCACCAGCCGGCCGGTCGAATTCGATCTGCGCGGCACGCCCGACGAGATCGTCGCGCGGTTAGCGAGCCAGCATGACGGTGCCGAAAGCGACCACGTCGCCCACGCCGCCGGCTGCGCCACAGAGGACACGCCGCGCGGCCGTGGCCGGCCCAAGCTCGGTGTGGTGGCGAGAGAAATCACGCTGTTGCCGCGTCATTGGGACTGGCTTAACGGACAGTCGGGCGGCGCGTCGGTCGCGCTGCGCAAACTGGTCGACGCGGCGCGCGTGGCCGGCGAGCACAAGGACCGTCAGCGCGCGGCGCAGGAAGCCGTGTATCGCTTCATGACCACGCTGGCCGGCAATCTGCCGCGCTATGAAGATGCGACCCGCGCGCTTTACGCCGACGACCGTCCGCGTTTCGACGAGGTCGTCGCGGCATGGCCGCAGGACGTGCGCGATTACACCTTGCGACTCGCGAACACCGCTTTCGCGACGAACGCTTAG
- a CDS encoding sensor domain-containing phosphodiesterase, translating into MTIAQQERTASAPHGFGVEMTSGLERFTVQHGELTLSSVFQPIFSLSHMRAVGYEGLLRAHDALDRPVSPLDVFGEAARLGDVLQVDKLAQTLHLENFKVLGAEREWLFLNVHPGALTDPYLAAALLATLKRLDLPPRRIVLEVLEHRAEDLERLADAVRQFRERGFLIALDDFGAGHSNVERIWQLNPDIVKLDRIMLSHAAHRADMATILPGLVALLHEAGKLVLVEGVETEHEAQMALACNADFVQGFFFGRPNPGAADALHATTCISELTERYRDQADARERRNASRLAPYLRAFERAAERLAAGEPLEEVCWNFLALDHAARCFLLDAKGKQAGRNVVLRADRAAHETRFLPLADAQGANWLRRPYFRDAINAPERVHVTRPYLSINEALPCVTLSVATRVGEQTCVLCGDIDWVDE; encoded by the coding sequence ATGACGATTGCGCAACAGGAAAGGACGGCCAGCGCGCCACATGGCTTCGGTGTCGAGATGACGTCGGGGCTCGAACGTTTTACGGTGCAGCATGGCGAACTCACGCTGAGCAGCGTGTTTCAACCGATTTTCAGCCTGTCGCATATGCGGGCGGTCGGTTACGAAGGGCTGCTGCGTGCGCACGACGCGCTCGACCGGCCCGTGTCGCCGCTCGACGTATTCGGCGAGGCCGCGCGCCTGGGCGATGTGCTGCAGGTCGACAAGCTGGCCCAGACGCTGCATCTGGAGAATTTCAAGGTACTCGGCGCGGAGCGCGAGTGGTTGTTCCTCAACGTGCATCCGGGCGCGCTCACCGATCCTTATCTCGCCGCTGCGTTGCTGGCTACGTTGAAGCGGCTCGATCTGCCGCCGCGGCGCATCGTGCTCGAAGTGCTCGAGCATCGCGCCGAAGACCTGGAACGTCTCGCCGACGCCGTGCGCCAGTTCCGCGAGCGCGGCTTCCTGATCGCACTCGACGATTTCGGCGCGGGCCACTCGAACGTCGAACGGATCTGGCAATTGAATCCCGACATCGTCAAGCTCGACCGCATCATGCTGTCGCACGCCGCGCATCGCGCCGACATGGCGACGATCCTGCCGGGCCTCGTGGCGTTGCTGCACGAAGCGGGCAAGCTGGTGCTCGTCGAAGGCGTGGAAACAGAGCATGAAGCGCAGATGGCGCTCGCCTGCAACGCGGACTTCGTGCAGGGCTTTTTCTTCGGCCGTCCGAACCCGGGCGCAGCCGATGCGTTGCACGCGACCACGTGCATCAGCGAACTCACCGAGCGTTATCGCGATCAGGCCGACGCGCGCGAGCGCCGCAATGCCAGCCGGCTCGCGCCGTACTTGCGGGCTTTCGAGCGGGCGGCGGAGCGGCTCGCGGCCGGCGAACCGCTCGAGGAAGTGTGCTGGAATTTTCTCGCGCTCGATCATGCCGCGCGCTGTTTCCTGCTCGACGCGAAGGGCAAGCAGGCGGGCCGCAACGTCGTGCTGCGCGCCGATCGCGCGGCGCATGAAACGCGCTTTCTGCCGCTTGCCGACGCGCAAGGCGCGAACTGGCTGCGTCGTCCGTATTTCCGCGATGCGATCAATGCGCCGGAGCGCGTGCATGTGACGCGGCCGTATCTGTCGATCAACGAGGCGTTGCCGTGCGTGACGCTATCGGTAGCGACGCGCGTCGGCGAGCAGACCTGCGTGTTGTGCGGCGATATCGACTGGGTGGATGAGTAG
- a CDS encoding sensor domain-containing diguanylate cyclase produces the protein MFERKAMVTRRPNIVIAISIVLASAILAIAVWVLAQMRDDALRRAQDSVFNVSLLVERDVSRNLEIYDLSLRAVIDGLKQPGVLELDPAIRQMVLFDGSASAKDMGSILVTDEAGNIKFDSQATPPRRVNLSDRDYFKVQRDSTNVGLYISHPFVPKVSGKEISIAMSRRITRPDGSFGGVVVGTMRLTYFRRLFAGMNLGAGGSMALMLSDGTMLMRRPFDPKIIGINLTGTANYSRFTQQPSGDFFGTAAIDGVERWYAFRHIDMYPLILDVALSTRDIYVEWRHRAWIIGSLIAALDVTIIALAVLFSYQLRYRRAAEEELRVLARTDGLTGLNNRRTFEEHAEDEWRRAQRNAWPLSMLLIDVDSFKGFNDLYGHSAGDDALTAVARCISQSVRRPGDTAARYGGEEFAVLLPDTDETGAAFIAEKIRAAVQALQLRHVASSQHVLTVSIGIATTRGEAFATSRALLNAADDALYEAKDAGRNRVLSYRTVTHTSPRGGATVTPSTETRNSV, from the coding sequence ATGTTCGAACGAAAAGCCATGGTGACGCGCCGACCGAACATCGTGATTGCGATCAGTATCGTGCTGGCCAGTGCGATTCTTGCGATCGCCGTGTGGGTGCTGGCGCAGATGCGCGACGACGCATTGCGGCGCGCCCAGGATTCGGTCTTCAACGTGTCGCTGCTGGTCGAGCGCGACGTGTCGCGCAATCTGGAGATTTACGATCTCTCGCTGCGCGCGGTGATCGACGGTCTGAAACAGCCCGGCGTGCTGGAACTGGATCCGGCCATCCGCCAGATGGTGTTGTTCGACGGCTCGGCGAGCGCCAAAGACATGGGCTCGATCCTCGTGACCGACGAGGCCGGCAACATCAAGTTCGATTCGCAAGCCACGCCGCCACGCCGCGTCAATCTCTCCGACCGTGATTACTTCAAGGTGCAGCGGGACTCGACCAACGTCGGCCTGTACATCAGCCACCCGTTTGTGCCCAAGGTCAGCGGCAAGGAAATCAGCATCGCGATGAGCCGGCGCATCACGCGGCCGGACGGCAGTTTCGGCGGCGTGGTGGTCGGCACCATGCGCCTCACCTATTTCCGCAGGCTGTTCGCCGGCATGAATCTCGGCGCCGGCGGTTCGATGGCGCTGATGCTGAGCGACGGCACGATGCTGATGCGGCGCCCGTTCGATCCGAAAATCATCGGTATCAATCTGACCGGCACCGCCAACTACTCGCGCTTCACCCAGCAGCCGAGCGGGGATTTCTTCGGCACGGCGGCGATCGACGGCGTCGAGCGCTGGTACGCGTTCCGTCATATCGACATGTATCCGCTGATCCTCGACGTCGCGCTGTCCACGCGCGATATCTACGTGGAATGGCGGCACCGCGCGTGGATCATCGGTTCGCTGATCGCCGCGCTCGACGTCACGATCATCGCGCTGGCGGTTCTGTTCTCGTATCAATTGCGATACCGCCGCGCAGCCGAAGAAGAGTTGCGCGTCTTGGCGCGCACCGACGGGCTGACCGGCCTGAACAATCGCCGCACCTTCGAGGAACACGCGGAAGACGAGTGGCGTCGCGCGCAGCGCAACGCATGGCCGCTGTCGATGCTGCTGATCGACGTCGACAGTTTCAAAGGTTTCAACGACCTGTACGGCCATTCCGCCGGCGACGATGCGCTCACGGCCGTGGCCCGCTGCATCTCGCAGAGCGTGCGGCGTCCGGGTGACACGGCGGCGCGCTATGGCGGCGAAGAGTTCGCCGTGTTGCTGCCGGACACCGACGAGACCGGCGCAGCTTTCATCGCCGAGAAGATTCGCGCGGCGGTTCAGGCGCTTCAGCTTCGCCACGTGGCAAGCTCGCAACATGTGTTGACCGTGAGCATCGGTATCGCCACCACCCGAGGCGAGGCATTCGCAACGAGCCGCGCCCTCCTGAACGCCGCCGACGACGCGCTATACGAAGCCAAAGATGCGGGCCGTAATCGCGTGCTGAGCTATCGCACCGTGACGCACACTTCGCCCCGAGGCGGCGCCACGGTGACACCCAGCACCGAAACGCGCAACTCCGTCTGA
- a CDS encoding solute carrier family 23 protein produces the protein MADSYFPRWRPQSAAAEGRIVGTDERLAWPQMFAMGVQHVVAMFGSTVLAPLLMGFDPNLCIFMSGIGTLLFFVLVGGRVPSYLGSSFAFIGLVIAVTGYGGHGPNLNIPVALGGIIACGVVYAIIGLIVSAVGTRWIETLIPPVVTGAIVCVIGLNLAPIAVHGVSGSNFDSWMALVTVLCVGAVAVFARGMLQRLLILVGLLMAYVIYAIVTNGLGMGKPIDFAIVANAAWFGMPHFTAPVFNMQAMTLLAPIAVILVAENLGHIKAVSAMTGQNLDRYVGRAFLGDGLATIVSGFAGGTGVTTYAENIGVMAVTKIYSTLVFVIAALIALVLGFSPKFGAVIQTIPGPVLGGVSIVVFGLIAVTGARIWVVNKVDFSDNRNLIVAAVTLVLGAGDFSLKLGGFGLGGIGTATFGAIILYALLRRKPAQGLVA, from the coding sequence ATGGCCGATTCCTACTTCCCCCGCTGGCGTCCCCAGTCGGCAGCCGCCGAGGGCCGCATCGTCGGCACCGACGAGCGGCTAGCGTGGCCGCAGATGTTCGCGATGGGCGTGCAACACGTCGTCGCGATGTTCGGCTCGACGGTGCTCGCGCCGTTGCTGATGGGCTTCGATCCGAACCTGTGCATCTTTATGTCGGGCATCGGCACGCTGTTGTTCTTCGTGCTGGTGGGCGGCCGCGTGCCGAGCTATCTCGGTTCGAGCTTCGCGTTCATCGGTCTCGTGATCGCGGTCACGGGCTACGGCGGCCACGGCCCGAATCTGAACATTCCGGTCGCGCTGGGCGGGATCATTGCGTGCGGCGTGGTGTACGCGATTATCGGCCTGATCGTGTCAGCGGTCGGCACCAGATGGATCGAGACGCTGATACCGCCGGTGGTGACGGGCGCGATCGTCTGCGTGATCGGTTTGAATCTGGCGCCGATCGCGGTGCATGGTGTGAGCGGCAGCAACTTCGATTCGTGGATGGCGCTCGTCACTGTGCTGTGCGTGGGCGCGGTCGCGGTGTTCGCGCGCGGCATGCTGCAGCGTCTGCTGATTCTGGTCGGCCTGCTGATGGCGTATGTGATCTACGCGATCGTCACGAACGGTCTCGGCATGGGTAAGCCGATCGATTTCGCCATTGTCGCGAACGCCGCGTGGTTCGGCATGCCGCACTTCACAGCGCCGGTGTTCAACATGCAGGCAATGACCCTGCTCGCGCCGATCGCGGTCATTCTGGTGGCGGAGAACCTCGGGCATATCAAGGCAGTGAGCGCGATGACGGGTCAGAATCTGGACCGCTACGTCGGCCGGGCATTTCTCGGCGACGGACTCGCGACGATCGTCTCCGGCTTTGCCGGCGGCACGGGTGTCACGACGTACGCCGAGAATATCGGCGTGATGGCCGTCACCAAGATCTATTCGACGCTGGTCTTCGTGATCGCCGCGTTGATCGCACTGGTGCTGGGTTTTTCGCCAAAGTTCGGCGCGGTGATCCAGACCATTCCGGGACCGGTGCTGGGCGGCGTGTCGATCGTCGTGTTCGGGTTGATCGCCGTGACCGGCGCGCGCATCTGGGTCGTCAACAAGGTGGACTTCTCCGACAACCGCAATCTGATCGTGGCTGCGGTCACGCTCGTACTCGGCGCGGGCGACTTCTCGTTGAAGCTCGGCGGCTTCGGTCTCGGCGGTATTGGCACCGCGACGTTCGGCGCGATCATTCTCTACGCGCTCCTGAGAAGGAAGCCGGCGCAAGGCCTGGTGGCGTGA
- a CDS encoding methyl-accepting chemotaxis protein, protein MTLKHLTIKAKLIAGFGMLSLIVVGVSGLSLKALSDSTDGFSSFVHGINARADMAVQVRTAVDRRAIAARNLVLVTKPQDFDIEKADVLRAHEDVQTDLKKLNDMIATATDTSEKARSLVAEINRVEASYGPVATDIVNLALNNKRDEAIVKMDDQCRPLLAALIGATNAYADYTHTRQEQIINDYAAHYENQRNLLIAISLIAVALAIGACVLITRAVTGPLRQAIDVARTVSEGDLRTRIVVDGNDETGKLLAALREMNERLTTIVGRVRDSSTSIAGAAREIAAGNMDLSQRTEQQAASLQETASSMEELTSTVKQNADNAQQGSMLATNASSVAQKGSEVVGQVVNTMHDISDSSTKIADITGIIEGIAFQTNILALNAAVEAARAGEQGRGFAVVASEVRSLAQRSSSAAKEIKDLIATSVEKIRDGSALAGEAGKTMAEVTQAVARVTDIMSEIAAASSEQSRGIEQVNLAITQMDNVTQQNAALVEEAAAASRSMEDQGQQLNEAVAFFRILDGGDAGAFVSGASVRKEAARRERGVAPVRRVVRATVGPGAALGVAPGSALATAAGAAGADDGWDKF, encoded by the coding sequence GTGACACTGAAGCACCTCACCATCAAGGCAAAACTCATTGCCGGTTTCGGCATGCTGTCTCTTATCGTCGTCGGGGTTTCCGGGCTTTCCCTGAAAGCTCTTAGCGACTCAACCGATGGTTTTTCCAGCTTCGTGCACGGCATCAATGCACGCGCGGACATGGCGGTGCAGGTGCGAACCGCCGTCGACCGCCGGGCGATCGCCGCGCGTAATCTCGTGCTCGTGACCAAGCCGCAGGACTTCGACATAGAGAAAGCCGATGTGCTGCGCGCGCACGAAGACGTGCAAACCGATCTGAAGAAGCTCAACGACATGATCGCGACCGCTACCGACACGTCGGAGAAAGCGCGCAGTCTCGTCGCCGAGATCAATCGGGTGGAGGCTTCGTATGGCCCCGTCGCCACCGATATCGTCAATCTCGCGCTGAACAACAAGCGCGACGAGGCGATCGTCAAGATGGACGATCAATGCCGGCCGTTGCTCGCCGCGCTGATTGGCGCGACCAACGCGTATGCCGACTACACGCATACGCGTCAGGAACAGATCATCAACGACTACGCGGCGCACTACGAGAACCAGCGCAATCTGCTGATCGCGATCAGCCTGATCGCGGTGGCGCTCGCGATCGGCGCATGCGTGCTGATCACGCGCGCGGTGACCGGACCGCTACGCCAGGCGATCGACGTCGCGCGCACTGTGTCGGAAGGCGATCTGCGCACGCGCATCGTGGTCGACGGCAACGACGAAACCGGCAAGCTGCTCGCCGCGTTGCGCGAAATGAACGAACGGCTGACGACGATCGTCGGACGCGTGCGCGACAGCAGCACCAGCATCGCCGGCGCGGCGCGCGAGATCGCCGCGGGCAACATGGATCTGAGCCAGCGCACCGAGCAGCAAGCGGCCTCGCTGCAGGAAACGGCGTCGAGCATGGAGGAACTCACCTCGACGGTGAAGCAGAACGCCGACAACGCGCAGCAAGGCAGCATGCTGGCCACGAACGCATCGTCGGTCGCGCAGAAAGGCAGCGAGGTGGTCGGCCAGGTGGTGAACACGATGCACGACATCAGCGATAGCTCGACCAAGATCGCGGATATCACGGGCATCATCGAAGGCATTGCATTTCAGACCAACATTTTGGCTCTCAACGCGGCCGTCGAGGCTGCGCGCGCCGGTGAGCAGGGCCGCGGCTTCGCAGTGGTGGCGAGCGAGGTCAGAAGCCTGGCGCAGCGCTCATCGAGCGCGGCCAAGGAAATCAAGGATCTGATCGCCACCTCGGTGGAGAAGATCCGCGACGGTTCCGCGCTTGCCGGCGAAGCGGGCAAGACGATGGCCGAAGTCACCCAGGCGGTGGCACGGGTGACGGACATCATGTCGGAAATCGCGGCGGCATCGAGTGAACAAAGCCGCGGCATCGAGCAGGTCAATCTCGCGATTACGCAGATGGACAATGTCACGCAACAGAATGCCGCTTTGGTGGAGGAAGCGGCGGCGGCGTCGCGGTCGATGGAAGATCAGGGGCAGCAGTTGAATGAGGCTGTGGCGTTTTTTCGGATTTTGGATGGTGGTGATGCGGGGGCGTTTGTTTCGGGGGCGTCTGTGCGGAAGGAGGCGGCGCGGCGGGAGCGGGGGGTTGCGCCCGTGCGGCGGGTTGTGCGGGCGACGGTTGGGCCGGGTGCTGCGTTGGGTGTTGCGCCGGGTTCCGCGTTGGCGACGGCAGCGGGCGCGGCCGGTGCGGATGATGGGTGGGACAAGTTTTGA
- a CDS encoding copper homeostasis protein CutC, whose translation MSVLLEVIATTVADARVAAQAGADRLELVTAMGEGGLTPSLGLIEAVVAAVEIPVNVIVRPHSRSFVYDADDYAVMLRDVRAVTAAGANGIVIGMLNAAGEIDREGLARAIDAADGLAVTFHRAFDEARDLHRSLDVLLGFDAVTNVLTSGGQASVLHAEDTIRELVQQAADSHCTVLAGAGLTVDAIAGFVSRTHVEAVHFGSGVRVNSNGLAPVDSDKVAEVRALLTSA comes from the coding sequence ATGTCCGTCCTCCTTGAAGTCATTGCCACGACCGTTGCCGACGCGCGCGTAGCCGCGCAAGCCGGCGCCGATCGTCTCGAACTTGTCACCGCGATGGGCGAGGGCGGCCTGACGCCGAGCCTCGGACTGATCGAAGCGGTGGTGGCGGCGGTCGAGATTCCAGTGAATGTGATCGTGCGGCCGCATAGCCGCTCGTTCGTGTACGACGCCGACGACTATGCAGTGATGCTGCGTGACGTGCGCGCGGTGACAGCGGCGGGCGCGAATGGCATAGTGATCGGCATGCTGAATGCCGCGGGGGAGATCGACCGCGAAGGCCTCGCACGTGCGATCGATGCAGCGGATGGACTGGCTGTCACCTTCCATCGCGCGTTCGACGAAGCGCGGGATTTGCACCGTTCATTGGATGTGCTGCTTGGTTTCGACGCGGTGACGAACGTGTTGACCTCGGGTGGACAAGCTTCCGTGCTGCACGCGGAAGACACGATCCGCGAGCTGGTCCAGCAGGCGGCCGATTCGCATTGCACCGTGCTGGCCGGAGCCGGTTTGACGGTCGATGCAATTGCCGGCTTCGTGAGCAGAACACACGTTGAAGCCGTGCATTTCGGCTCGGGCGTGCGCGTGAACAGCAACGGTCTCGCGCCGGTCGATTCAGACAAAGTTGCAGAGGTCCGCGCACTGTTGACGAGCGCATGA
- a CDS encoding methyl-accepting chemotaxis protein — protein sequence MKWFDRMPVFRKLLLAFAVVIGFCVVIGATSLSTLSSMHSITDAICDKHMNGLYWMEEANRHKIDSDLAAANLGYAADDAGRQKLKESIVGSLKEMHAAYDQYRATIETGKGQEMFDDVLRKSAVWEGIVHQQIGLEPIPAGVDNNELVRRAIASSEALRDRITALIDYRRQQANDAQAEASTDYQHMRIVMSALVLGAIVAGMLLAMVIARRLAGQLGGEPDYAMQIANRIADGDLSVRVETRAGDSQSLLFALRNMRERLAGIVSGISESSESILMASGEIAQGNTDLSQRTEEQAAALQETASSMQELTSTVKMNAENAQQAGGVAHGASEVAARGSHLVGDVVDTMRELAAGSKRMTDIIAVIEGIAFQTNILALNAAVEAARAGEQGRGFAVVAGEVRSLAQRSAVSAKEIKELIESSTARVGSGAELAERAGQTMAEVTHAVKRVTDIMGEISSASQEQSTGIEEVNRAVAQMDDVTQQNAALVEQAAAAAASMADQARQLQAAVTVFSLEARHG from the coding sequence ATGAAGTGGTTCGACCGCATGCCTGTGTTCAGGAAACTGCTGCTGGCGTTTGCCGTGGTGATTGGTTTTTGCGTCGTGATCGGCGCGACGTCGCTGAGTACGCTGTCGTCGATGCACAGCATTACCGACGCCATCTGCGATAAACACATGAACGGCCTGTACTGGATGGAAGAGGCGAACCGTCACAAGATCGATTCCGACCTGGCCGCCGCGAATCTCGGCTACGCCGCCGACGACGCCGGCCGTCAAAAGTTGAAGGAGAGCATTGTCGGCTCGCTCAAGGAGATGCACGCGGCCTACGACCAGTATCGCGCGACGATCGAAACGGGCAAGGGCCAGGAGATGTTCGACGACGTGCTGCGCAAGTCGGCGGTGTGGGAAGGCATCGTGCATCAGCAGATCGGCCTTGAGCCGATTCCGGCGGGCGTCGACAACAACGAACTCGTGCGTCGCGCGATTGCGTCGAGCGAGGCGCTGCGCGATCGCATCACCGCGCTGATCGACTATCGCCGCCAGCAGGCCAACGACGCGCAAGCGGAAGCGTCCACCGACTATCAGCACATGCGCATCGTCATGAGCGCGCTGGTGCTGGGCGCGATCGTCGCGGGCATGCTGCTCGCCATGGTGATCGCGCGTCGTCTGGCCGGGCAACTCGGCGGCGAACCGGATTACGCGATGCAGATCGCCAACCGCATCGCGGACGGCGACTTGAGCGTGCGTGTCGAAACGCGCGCCGGCGACTCGCAAAGCTTGCTGTTCGCGTTGCGCAACATGCGCGAACGGCTGGCCGGCATCGTGTCGGGCATCAGCGAGTCGAGCGAATCGATTTTGATGGCGTCGGGCGAAATCGCGCAGGGCAATACCGATCTGTCGCAGCGCACCGAAGAGCAGGCCGCGGCGCTGCAGGAAACCGCGTCGAGCATGCAGGAGCTGACGTCGACGGTGAAGATGAACGCCGAGAATGCGCAGCAGGCGGGTGGCGTGGCGCACGGCGCTTCGGAAGTCGCGGCGCGCGGCAGCCACCTCGTCGGCGACGTGGTCGACACGATGCGCGAATTGGCGGCCGGCTCGAAGCGCATGACGGACATCATCGCGGTGATCGAAGGGATCGCGTTCCAGACCAACATCCTCGCCCTGAACGCGGCGGTGGAAGCCGCGCGTGCCGGCGAACAGGGACGCGGCTTCGCGGTCGTGGCGGGCGAAGTGCGCTCGCTCGCGCAGCGCAGCGCGGTGTCGGCGAAAGAGATCAAGGAGTTGATCGAAAGCTCGACCGCGCGCGTAGGCAGTGGCGCCGAACTCGCCGAGCGGGCCGGGCAGACCATGGCCGAAGTCACGCACGCGGTAAAACGGGTGACCGACATCATGGGCGAGATTTCGTCGGCGTCGCAGGAGCAAAGCACCGGCATCGAAGAGGTCAATCGCGCTGTCGCGCAGATGGACGACGTGACCCAGCAGAACGCGGCGCTGGTCGAGCAGGCGGCGGCCGCGGCGGCGTCGATGGCGGATCAGGCGAGGCAACTGCAGGCGGCCGTGACGGTATTCTCGCTGGAAGCGCGGCACGGCTGA